In the genome of Bacteroides mediterraneensis, the window CCATGTAAGCCTTCACTTTCGGATAGTTTTCAAAGTAGCCGTCAATCAGTTCCTTGGCTTCCTTCCGGTCAACGTTCAGGCGTTCGGCCAGTCCGAAGACTGAAATACCGTAGATAATACCGAAATTGGCGGTCTTGGCCTTGCTGCGTTGTTCGCGGGTCACATCCTCCAGTTTCACCTTATATATTTTAGCTGCGGTAGCCGCATGAATGTCCTGTCCTTTCTGGAAAGCCTCTATCATGTGCGGGTCTTCGCTCAGGTGGGCCATGATGCGCAGCTCGATTTGGGAGTAGTCGGCTGAGAAGAACTCGCAACCTTCATCGGGGATAAAGGCTTTGCGGATTTCCTTTCCATCCTCGTTGCGGATAGGAATATTCTGTAGGTTCGGGTTGCTGGAACTCAGTCGTCCGGTAGCTGTGACCGTCTGGTTGAAGGACGTGTGGATACGTCCCGTAGCCGGATTGATCAGTTGGGGGAGGGCATCGATGTAAGTGCCCAGCAATTTCTTCAGGCCACGGTGTTCCAGGATTTTTCCGACAATCTCGTGCTTTCCTTTCAGGCTTTCCAACACCTCTTCCGAAGTGACGTATTGTCCTGTTTTCGTTTTCTTGGCCTTTTCCACAATCTTCAAGCGGTCGAAGAGTACCTCGCCAACCTGTTTGGGAGAGGCAATGTTGAATTCCATTCCGGCCAGTTGATATACTTCCTGTTCTATCTGGTTCATGCGGGCCGTGAAATGACGGGAGGTCTCTTTCAAGGCTTCCGGGTCGATACGTACCCCGTTTCTTTCCATATAGGCCAGTACCGGCATGAGCGGCATTTCGATTTCCTCAAACAGTTTTTCAACTCCGTTTTCCACCAGTTCCTTCTCAAGTACGTGTTTCAGCTTGAGAGTGACATCGGCATCCTCGCAGGCGTATTTGTAGACATCGGCTGGAGGCAGGTCGCGCATGTTGCCCTGTTTCTTTCCTTTCGGTCCGATGAGTTCTTCAATCTTGATGGTTTCGTAGTGCAAGTACACTTCGGCCAGGTAATCCATTCCATGACGCAGTTCGGGTTGGAGCACATAATGGGCAATCATGGTGTCGAACATCTTTCCTTGCAGGGTCACTCCATAATGCGCCAGTACATTCAAGTCATACTTGATGTTCTGTCCGATTTTGAGCGAATGAGGGTTTTCGAAGGCAGGTTTAAATATATTTACAATTTTAAGGGCTTCTTCACGGTTGGCTGGTACAGGTACATAAAAAGCCTGATTTTCGGCAAAACTGAAGCTCATTCCCACCAGTTCGGCAGTGATTGGGTCTACTCCCGTGGTTTCCGTGTCTAGACTGAAAAAATTCTGAGCAAGTAATTTTTTGGCTAAAATCTCCATTTTCTCTTGATTGTCAACCAGTTGATAGTCGTAAGTGAGAGATTCTAACCTCGTGAGATTTGAATTTTTGGCGTCGCCTGTATCTTCCTGCGCAAATAAGCCAAAGAGATCGGGTTGAGCGGAGGGGGAAGAAGGAGTCTTCTGTTCGGTTTTGAGTACCCGGTCAATCAGGGTCCGGAATTCCAGCATCTCGAACAAGCGGCGTAACTCTTCTTCGTTGGGGGCTTCTC includes:
- the polA gene encoding DNA polymerase I; this encodes MEKLFLLDAYALIYRAYYAFIKNPRINSKGLNTSAILGFVNTLEEVLRKENPTHIGIAFDPAGPTFRHEAYQAYKAQREETPEAIRQSVPIIKDIIRAYNIPILEVQGYEADDVIGTLATEAGKKGIPTYMMTPDKDYGQLVGDCVFMYRPKYGDKDFEVMGVNEVKAKFDIESPLQVIDMLGLMGDTADNIPGCPGVGEKTAQKLIAQFGSIENLLAHTDELKGALKKKVEENKEQITFSKFLATIKTDVPITLDMEALKREAPNEEELRRLFEMLEFRTLIDRVLKTEQKTPSSPSAQPDLFGLFAQEDTGDAKNSNLTRLESLTYDYQLVDNQEKMEILAKKLLAQNFFSLDTETTGVDPITAELVGMSFSFAENQAFYVPVPANREEALKIVNIFKPAFENPHSLKIGQNIKYDLNVLAHYGVTLQGKMFDTMIAHYVLQPELRHGMDYLAEVYLHYETIKIEELIGPKGKKQGNMRDLPPADVYKYACEDADVTLKLKHVLEKELVENGVEKLFEEIEMPLMPVLAYMERNGVRIDPEALKETSRHFTARMNQIEQEVYQLAGMEFNIASPKQVGEVLFDRLKIVEKAKKTKTGQYVTSEEVLESLKGKHEIVGKILEHRGLKKLLGTYIDALPQLINPATGRIHTSFNQTVTATGRLSSSNPNLQNIPIRNEDGKEIRKAFIPDEGCEFFSADYSQIELRIMAHLSEDPHMIEAFQKGQDIHAATAAKIYKVKLEDVTREQRSKAKTANFGIIYGISVFGLAERLNVDRKEAKELIDGYFENYPKVKAYMDESIRQAREKGYIETIFKRKRYLPDINSKNAVVRGYAERNAINAPIQGSAADIIKVAMIRIYRRFQEEGIRSKMILQVHDELNFSVLPEEKEKVQQIVISEMEAAYKMKAPLRADYGWGQNWLEAH